The Bacteroidales bacterium genome segment ACAGTAATAACCAATTTCCTTTTTCCGCCATAGTTTCTAAATTCACAAAGATATATTCCCTGCCATGTTCCTAAGTTTAATCTGTGATTAGTAATTGGAATAGATAGCGACTGCCCCAATAATGAAGATTTAATATGAGCAGGCATATCATCAGCTCCTTCAAAAATATGTGTATAATAACTTTCATTTTCAGGAATATACTTATTCATAAAATTCTCAAAATCAACTCTAACAGATGGGTCTGCATTTTCATTAATAGTTAATGCTGCTGAAGTATGTTTAATTAGAATATTTACAATTCCACAGTCAGGTAGTTCTTTAAGGTTTTTTTCTATAATTCCGGTAATAAGATGAAAACCTTTAGAATATTCAGGTAATCCGATTTCAAATTGTTTGATCATGATAGGTAATATATTAATTGAAAAAAATAAAATTAATTAATTTTATTAACGTTTTATAATTTGTTAAACCAAACTGCTATCAAAATTATGAAAATAATGTTGATAGTATAGTTTGGTTAATGCCGACAGACTAACAGACACAATTTATAAGCGAAGCGAAATAAATTGTGTATCTTGTTTGCAAGTCGGTATTAATTAATTAATTAATCAGGATAAATTGTTGCATTAAATTTTCATTATATCTTTGAATGCTTATTCGTAAAATTTAATTG includes the following:
- a CDS encoding secondary thiamine-phosphate synthase enzyme YjbQ, translating into MIKQFEIGLPEYSKGFHLITGIIEKNLKELPDCGIVNILIKHTSAALTINENADPSVRVDFENFMNKYIPENESYYTHIFEGADDMPAHIKSSLLGQSLSIPITNHRLNLGTWQGIYLCEFRNYGGKRKLVITVYS